In Micromonospora purpureochromogenes, a single window of DNA contains:
- a CDS encoding VOC family protein: MARIEQISLGVTDDRRAGRFWAAALGYVRRPPRHDGDDWIVVEPPPGVPGAAIAMDVSDSPVAEFPRVHLDLDAGDRDLDDEVARLVALGAQRVDWRHYPAEPELGQLPYVVLADTEGNRFCVSGHRRAGFFFG; this comes from the coding sequence ATGGCACGGATCGAGCAGATCTCGCTGGGCGTGACCGACGACCGCCGCGCCGGCCGGTTCTGGGCCGCGGCCCTGGGCTACGTGCGTCGGCCGCCGCGCCACGACGGCGACGACTGGATCGTGGTCGAGCCACCACCCGGGGTCCCCGGCGCGGCGATCGCGATGGACGTCAGCGACAGCCCGGTGGCCGAGTTCCCCCGCGTCCACCTCGACCTGGACGCGGGGGACCGCGACCTCGACGACGAGGTGGCGCGGCTGGTCGCGCTCGGGGCGCAACGGGTCGACTGGCGGCACTACCCGGCCGAGCCGGAACTGGGCCAGCTGCCCTACGTCGTGCTCGCCGACACCGAGGGGAACCGATTCTGCGTCTCGGGTCACCGCCGCGCCGGGTTCTTCTTCGGCTGA
- the bioB gene encoding biotin synthase BioB, translating to MPEILDQARIQVLENGVGLDEAGVLAVLNLPDEHLPAALQLAHEVRMRWCGPEVEVEGIVSLKTGGCPEDCHFCSQSGLFTSPVRSVWLDIPSLVEAAKQTAATGATEFCIVAAVRGPDARLMKQMREGVAAIKAEVDIQVAASLGMLSQEQVDELVDMGVHRYNHNLETCRSYFPNVVTTHSWEERWETLRMVRDSGMEVCCGGILGLGETVEQRAEFAAQLAELDPHEVPLNFLNPRPGTPLGDRPVVEGKDALRAIAAFRLAMPRTILRYAGGREITLGDLGTRDGLLGGINAVIVGNYLTTLGRPATADLQLLDDLKMPVKALSATL from the coding sequence ATGCCAGAGATCCTCGACCAGGCCCGTATCCAGGTGCTGGAGAACGGCGTCGGCCTCGACGAGGCCGGAGTCCTCGCCGTGCTGAACCTGCCCGACGAGCACCTGCCCGCCGCCCTCCAGCTCGCCCACGAGGTGCGGATGCGCTGGTGCGGCCCGGAGGTCGAGGTCGAGGGCATCGTGTCGTTGAAGACCGGCGGCTGCCCGGAGGACTGCCACTTCTGCTCGCAGTCCGGCCTGTTCACCTCGCCGGTCCGGTCGGTCTGGCTGGACATCCCCTCGCTGGTCGAGGCGGCGAAGCAGACCGCGGCGACCGGGGCGACGGAGTTCTGCATCGTGGCCGCCGTGCGCGGCCCGGACGCCCGGCTGATGAAGCAGATGCGCGAGGGTGTCGCCGCCATCAAGGCGGAGGTCGACATCCAGGTCGCCGCATCGCTCGGCATGCTCAGCCAGGAGCAGGTCGACGAGCTGGTCGACATGGGCGTGCACCGCTACAACCACAACCTGGAGACCTGCCGCTCCTACTTCCCGAACGTGGTCACCACCCACTCCTGGGAGGAGCGCTGGGAGACGCTGCGGATGGTCCGCGACTCCGGCATGGAGGTCTGCTGCGGCGGCATCCTCGGCCTGGGCGAGACGGTGGAGCAGCGGGCCGAGTTCGCCGCGCAGCTCGCCGAGCTGGACCCGCACGAGGTGCCGCTGAACTTCCTCAACCCCCGCCCCGGCACCCCGCTCGGTGACCGGCCGGTGGTGGAGGGCAAGGACGCGCTGCGGGCCATCGCCGCGTTCCGGCTGGCCATGCCGCGCACCATCCTCCGGTACGCGGGCGGCCGCGAGATCACCCTCGGTGACCTGGGCACCCGGGACGGCCTGCTGGGCGGCATCAACGCGGTGATCGTCGGCAACTACCTGACCACGCTGGGCCGGCCGGCGACCGCCGACCTGCAGCTGCTCGACGACCTGAAGATGCCCGTCAAGGCGCTCTCCGCCACGCTGTGA
- a CDS encoding phosphotransferase family protein yields the protein MTDPAVDALRPGSSPAAPDTAPTAAGRNGSPRGLDLDRLAGYLATHRPELADGPLSATLIAGGKSNLTYLLRAGERELVLRRPPLGHVLATAHDMAREFRVISALAPTDVPVPAALLHCADTDVIGAPFYLMERVHGEVFRSRAQTDPLSPEQRRDLALAMMDTLAALHTVDAATVGLADFGRPDGYLGRQVRRWAGQLDRSRSRPLPGIDELRDLLGGTVPEGADAGRIVHGDYRLDNLLTTVDPVSVRAVLDWEMATLGDPLADLGLLLTYWDVLGDSDLAAGNPVADGLGPRAGFPTGAELIERYAGRSDVDVGPLHWHVALGCFKLAVICEGIHYRHTLGQTLGPGFDRIGDMVAPLVEYGLRAARQN from the coding sequence ATGACTGATCCGGCCGTCGACGCGCTCCGGCCGGGAAGTTCTCCGGCCGCCCCCGACACCGCGCCCACCGCCGCCGGGCGGAACGGGTCCCCCAGGGGGCTGGACCTCGACCGGCTCGCCGGCTACCTGGCCACCCACCGGCCCGAGCTGGCCGACGGGCCGCTGTCGGCCACCCTGATCGCCGGGGGCAAGTCGAACCTGACCTACCTGCTGCGCGCCGGCGAGCGGGAGTTGGTGCTGCGCCGACCCCCGCTGGGGCACGTGCTGGCCACCGCGCACGACATGGCCCGCGAGTTCCGGGTGATCTCCGCCCTCGCGCCCACCGACGTGCCGGTCCCCGCGGCGCTGCTGCACTGCGCCGACACCGACGTGATCGGCGCGCCGTTCTACCTGATGGAGCGGGTCCACGGCGAGGTCTTCCGCAGCCGCGCCCAGACCGACCCGCTCTCGCCCGAGCAGCGGCGCGACCTGGCCCTGGCGATGATGGACACCCTCGCCGCGCTGCACACCGTCGACGCGGCCACGGTCGGGCTGGCCGACTTCGGCCGCCCCGACGGCTACCTCGGCCGGCAGGTACGTCGCTGGGCGGGCCAGCTCGACCGGTCCCGCAGCCGGCCGCTGCCCGGCATCGACGAGCTGCGCGACCTGCTCGGCGGCACCGTTCCGGAGGGCGCCGACGCCGGACGGATCGTGCACGGCGACTACCGGCTGGACAACCTCCTCACCACCGTCGACCCGGTCTCGGTGCGCGCCGTGCTCGACTGGGAGATGGCCACCCTCGGCGACCCGCTGGCCGACCTCGGCCTGCTGCTGACCTACTGGGACGTGCTCGGCGACAGCGACCTCGCCGCCGGCAACCCGGTCGCCGACGGCCTCGGCCCGCGCGCCGGCTTCCCCACCGGCGCCGAGCTCATCGAGCGGTACGCCGGCCGCAGCGACGTCGACGTCGGGCCGCTGCACTGGCACGTCGCGCTCGGTTGCTTCAAGCTCGCGGTGATCTGCGAGGGCATCCACTACCGGCACACCCTCGGGCAGACGCTCGGCCCCGGCTTCGACCGCATCGGCGACATGGTGGCCCCGCTGGTCGAGTACGGCCTCCGCGCGGCCCGGCAGAACTGA
- a CDS encoding GlxA family transcriptional regulator, whose protein sequence is MRAAERSDTVLFVVYDGVRLLDVTGPLEVFTVANEHGGTYRPVVASPDGRDVVSSAGLRLGADVALPEVTGPIGTLVVPGAPDWQATAADRPLLDQVRRLAAGSSRTASVCAGAFTLAAAGLLDGRRVTTHWDLADQLAAHFPAVTVDADPIFIADGRVITSAGITAGIDLTLALVEADLGPETARTVARQLVVFMQRPGGQSQFSVRAATPSTRHDLLRRVLDTIAADPAQPYDLPGLAALAGVSPRHLGRLFRTELGTTPAGYLDRVRVEAAQGLLERGDDTLDVVARRVGFGSPETMRRTFLRELGITPGAYRSRFRTTGIDEHQSPPATATDGRAVPDADAPGTART, encoded by the coding sequence GTGCGGGCCGCGGAACGCAGTGACACCGTGCTCTTCGTCGTCTACGACGGGGTACGGCTGCTCGACGTCACCGGGCCGCTGGAGGTCTTCACCGTCGCCAACGAGCACGGCGGGACGTACCGGCCGGTGGTCGCCTCCCCCGACGGCCGGGACGTGGTGAGCAGCGCCGGGCTCCGGCTCGGCGCCGACGTGGCGCTGCCGGAGGTGACCGGGCCGATCGGCACGCTGGTGGTGCCCGGCGCGCCGGACTGGCAGGCCACGGCCGCCGACCGTCCGCTGCTCGACCAGGTCCGCCGGCTGGCGGCCGGCTCGTCGCGTACCGCGTCGGTCTGTGCGGGGGCGTTCACCCTGGCCGCCGCCGGGCTCCTCGACGGGCGCCGGGTGACCACCCACTGGGACCTGGCCGACCAGCTCGCCGCGCACTTCCCGGCGGTCACCGTCGACGCCGACCCGATCTTCATCGCCGACGGGCGGGTGATCACCTCGGCCGGCATCACCGCCGGCATCGACCTGACCCTCGCCCTGGTCGAGGCGGATCTCGGCCCGGAGACGGCACGCACGGTGGCTCGCCAGCTCGTCGTCTTCATGCAGCGCCCCGGCGGGCAGTCCCAGTTCAGCGTCCGGGCCGCCACCCCGAGCACCCGGCACGACCTGCTGCGGCGGGTCCTGGACACCATCGCCGCCGACCCGGCGCAGCCGTACGACCTGCCGGGGCTGGCGGCCCTGGCCGGGGTCAGCCCGCGTCACCTGGGCCGGTTGTTCCGCACCGAGCTGGGCACCACGCCGGCCGGATACCTCGACCGGGTGCGGGTGGAGGCGGCCCAGGGGCTGCTGGAGCGCGGTGACGACACGCTCGACGTGGTGGCCCGCCGGGTCGGCTTCGGCTCGCCGGAGACGATGCGCCGGACGTTCCTGCGGGAGCTGGGCATCACCCCGGGCGCCTACCGGTCCCGCTTCCGCACCACCGGGATCGACGAGCACCAGTCACCGCCCGCCACCGCCACCGACGGGCGGGCCGTCCCCGACGCTGACGCGCCGGGGACGGCCCGCACCTGA
- a CDS encoding GNAT family N-acetyltransferase, producing the protein MALWRIRATVDDRPGYLSVLTASLALRGVNILTVQVHTTEAGAVDDFLVDAPDAVGEAELVAAVERGRGRDCWVARSEARGLVDQPTRVLGLATRLVRDPDATGEMLRALLGADEVTWRPARAVPHGGVGAASMLVADPCGGSYELRRRAPSFTPAEYARAQALVELAATAARREADRVTLVLPDGGEVVVRPATVDDLAGVVHLHEASSARSRQRRYLGGGALPSPSRMRRLLEPTRGTTLVATTGSGAGESVVAMANLLGEGDEAEAALLVRDDWQHRGLGSALLRRLLGQAGRSGYAAVVLHVQAENTPMLRTVRRLGRSTPIERDGALLTLTVPLAARPEGPGRRALPRQADATTRGDRAG; encoded by the coding sequence ATGGCGCTGTGGCGGATTCGAGCAACCGTGGACGACCGGCCGGGCTACCTGTCGGTGCTCACGGCGAGTCTTGCGTTGCGGGGGGTCAACATCCTCACCGTGCAGGTGCACACCACCGAGGCCGGGGCGGTCGACGACTTCCTCGTCGACGCGCCGGACGCGGTGGGCGAGGCGGAGCTGGTGGCCGCCGTGGAACGGGGCCGGGGGCGGGACTGCTGGGTGGCGCGCAGCGAGGCGCGTGGCCTGGTGGATCAGCCGACAAGGGTGCTCGGGCTGGCCACCCGGCTGGTCCGGGACCCGGACGCGACCGGGGAGATGCTGCGCGCCCTGCTCGGCGCGGACGAGGTGACCTGGCGACCGGCGCGGGCCGTCCCGCACGGCGGTGTCGGCGCGGCGAGCATGCTGGTGGCCGACCCGTGCGGCGGGTCGTACGAGCTGCGCCGGAGGGCGCCCAGCTTCACGCCGGCGGAGTACGCCCGGGCGCAGGCGCTGGTCGAGCTGGCGGCCACCGCGGCCCGCCGCGAGGCCGACCGGGTGACCCTGGTGCTGCCCGACGGCGGGGAGGTGGTGGTTCGCCCGGCCACCGTCGACGACCTGGCCGGCGTGGTCCACCTGCACGAGGCGTCCTCGGCGCGCAGCCGCCAGCGCCGCTATCTCGGCGGGGGCGCGTTGCCGTCGCCGAGCCGGATGCGCCGGCTGCTGGAGCCGACCCGGGGGACCACGCTGGTGGCGACGACCGGCTCCGGTGCGGGGGAGTCCGTGGTGGCGATGGCCAACCTGCTCGGCGAGGGCGACGAGGCCGAGGCGGCCCTGCTGGTGCGCGACGACTGGCAGCACCGTGGCCTCGGGTCGGCGCTGTTGCGCCGGCTGCTCGGACAGGCCGGCCGGTCCGGGTACGCGGCCGTGGTGCTGCACGTCCAGGCGGAGAACACCCCGATGCTGCGCACCGTGCGCCGGCTCGGGCGGTCGACGCCGATCGAGCGGGACGGTGCGCTGCTCACCTTGACGGTGCCGCTGGCCGCCCGCCCCGAGGGGCCGGGGCGGCGTGCCCTGCCTCGGCAGGCGGACGCGACCACCCGGGGAGACCGGGCGGGCTGA
- a CDS encoding aldehyde dehydrogenase family protein, which translates to MALRLADGTAWSDTLARAAAAVPEAFGPEVDGVTTLHNLVSGQWQAVGTPSAVRTPIDNTVLVNLPRLDADTARAAVAHAATAHRDWAATPLAERKARVTEALDALTAHRDLLAMLLVWEIGKPWRLACADVDRALDGVRWYVQEIDRMLADGRQPLPGPVSNIASWNYPMSVLVHAELVQLLAGNAVIAKTPSQGGAVCLTVAHALIRRAGLPATLLSGSGEELSEVLVRAPEIGAVAFVGGRSNGGKVAAALLDTDKRHFIEQEGLNAWGVWNFSQWDLLAAHLKKGFEYGKQRCTAYPRFVVQRDLVDEFLDMYLPVVRSVRFGHPLAVDENWSVGDPLPELDFGPLISAAKAEELRRKVDEAVRGGAVPLHRGKLDGAPFLDGQDTSAYVAPAVLLAPPGRSRLMHAEPFGPVDTIVVVDTTDELLAAMNASNGALVASLACDDEELAGKLAVDLQAFKVGINKPRSRGDREEPFGGRGASWKGAFVGGDLLVQAVTQGGDDRLYGNFPDYSSYPAT; encoded by the coding sequence ATGGCTCTACGACTCGCCGACGGTACCGCCTGGTCCGACACCCTCGCCCGCGCGGCGGCCGCCGTACCGGAGGCCTTCGGGCCCGAGGTCGACGGCGTCACCACCCTGCACAACCTGGTCTCCGGGCAGTGGCAGGCGGTCGGCACGCCGAGCGCCGTGCGCACGCCGATCGACAACACCGTGCTGGTCAACCTGCCCCGGTTGGACGCCGACACCGCGCGCGCCGCGGTCGCCCATGCCGCCACCGCGCACCGCGACTGGGCGGCGACCCCGCTCGCCGAGCGCAAGGCGCGGGTCACCGAGGCGCTGGACGCCCTCACCGCGCACCGCGACCTGCTGGCCATGCTGCTGGTCTGGGAGATCGGCAAGCCCTGGCGGCTCGCCTGCGCCGACGTCGACCGCGCGCTGGACGGCGTCCGCTGGTATGTCCAGGAGATCGACCGGATGCTCGCCGACGGCCGCCAGCCGCTCCCGGGCCCGGTCAGCAACATCGCCTCCTGGAACTACCCCATGAGTGTCCTGGTCCATGCCGAGCTGGTGCAGCTGCTCGCCGGCAACGCGGTGATCGCCAAGACCCCGTCGCAGGGCGGCGCGGTCTGCCTGACCGTGGCGCACGCCCTGATCCGCCGCGCCGGGCTCCCCGCCACCCTGCTCTCCGGCAGCGGTGAGGAACTCTCCGAGGTGCTCGTCCGGGCGCCCGAGATCGGCGCCGTCGCGTTCGTCGGCGGGCGGTCCAACGGCGGCAAGGTGGCCGCCGCGCTGCTCGACACCGACAAGCGGCACTTCATCGAGCAGGAGGGCCTGAACGCCTGGGGCGTCTGGAACTTCTCCCAGTGGGACCTGCTCGCCGCGCACCTGAAGAAGGGCTTCGAGTACGGCAAGCAGCGCTGCACCGCGTACCCCCGGTTCGTGGTCCAGCGTGACCTGGTCGACGAGTTCCTCGACATGTACCTGCCGGTGGTGCGCTCCGTCCGGTTCGGACACCCGCTCGCGGTGGACGAGAATTGGTCGGTGGGCGACCCGCTGCCCGAGCTGGACTTCGGCCCGCTGATCAGCGCCGCCAAGGCCGAGGAACTGCGCCGCAAGGTCGACGAGGCGGTACGCGGCGGCGCCGTACCGCTGCACCGCGGCAAGCTCGACGGCGCGCCCTTCCTCGACGGGCAGGACACCTCGGCGTACGTGGCGCCGGCGGTGCTGCTCGCTCCGCCCGGCCGGTCCCGGCTGATGCACGCGGAGCCCTTCGGCCCGGTCGACACCATCGTCGTGGTGGACACCACCGACGAGCTGCTGGCCGCCATGAACGCGTCCAACGGCGCGCTGGTGGCCTCGCTCGCCTGCGACGACGAGGAGCTGGCCGGCAAGCTCGCGGTGGACCTCCAGGCGTTCAAGGTGGGCATCAACAAGCCGCGTTCCCGGGGCGACCGGGAGGAGCCGTTCGGCGGCCGGGGCGCCTCCTGGAAGGGCGCCTTCGTCGGCGGCGACCTGCTGGTGCAGGCGGTCACCCAGGGCGGCGACGACCGGCTCTACGGCAACTTCCCGGACTACAGCAGCTACCCGGCCACCTGA
- a CDS encoding LPXTG cell wall anchor domain-containing protein encodes MPQRRHVVRAALTAAAATACLAFATPAWASAALQAAPGGHNPNGDNGTVKIDGAPFEDEVDNQPHVTCDFELEFFNFDEGQRADITLWSQPPSSAPNDKVVWSVKDRLISNDPASGAENDHDEVIRLSADDLDLAGLKTNANQGYHIKLDVDLTDGKSSDAKHKVFWLQPCTSSPSPTPSSPMPTSPTNPGTPTSPGAPGGGGGAGDDGSLPITGVAATSTALVGLVLIGGGVALTVLRRRRDRITFTS; translated from the coding sequence ATGCCACAGCGTCGGCACGTGGTGCGCGCGGCCCTCACCGCAGCCGCCGCCACGGCCTGTCTCGCCTTCGCCACTCCGGCCTGGGCGAGCGCCGCCCTTCAGGCGGCACCGGGCGGCCACAACCCCAACGGCGACAACGGCACGGTCAAGATCGACGGCGCTCCCTTCGAGGATGAGGTCGACAACCAGCCGCACGTCACCTGCGACTTCGAGCTGGAGTTCTTCAACTTCGACGAGGGTCAGCGGGCGGACATCACGCTGTGGTCGCAGCCGCCGTCCAGCGCGCCGAACGACAAGGTCGTCTGGTCGGTCAAGGACCGGCTGATCAGCAACGACCCGGCCTCCGGCGCGGAGAACGACCACGACGAGGTCATTCGGCTCTCCGCCGACGACCTGGACCTGGCCGGCCTGAAGACCAACGCGAACCAGGGCTACCACATCAAGCTCGACGTCGACCTGACCGACGGCAAGTCCTCGGACGCCAAGCACAAGGTGTTCTGGCTCCAGCCGTGCACCTCCTCGCCGTCGCCCACCCCCTCGTCGCCGATGCCGACGTCCCCGACCAACCCCGGCACCCCGACCAGCCCGGGCGCGCCCGGTGGCGGTGGCGGCGCCGGCGACGACGGCAGCCTGCCGATCACCGGTGTGGCAGCGACCAGCACGGCGCTGGTCGGCCTCGTCCTGATCGGCGGCGGTGTGGCGCTGACCGTGCTGCGGCGCCGGCGCGACCGGATCACCTTCACCAGCTGA
- the bsaP gene encoding biotin synthase auxiliary protein BsaP, producing the protein MRPTVTDVVEPAVTWCDRCGQDATAGPHAECAAARALEPPRYCARCRRRMKVQVLPVGWSATCVEHGEIRG; encoded by the coding sequence GTGAGGCCGACCGTGACCGACGTTGTGGAGCCGGCGGTGACCTGGTGCGACCGCTGCGGCCAGGACGCCACGGCCGGTCCGCACGCGGAGTGCGCGGCGGCCCGGGCGCTGGAGCCGCCGCGCTACTGCGCGCGCTGCCGCCGCCGGATGAAGGTGCAGGTGCTGCCGGTCGGCTGGTCGGCGACCTGCGTCGAGCACGGCGAGATCCGGGGCTGA
- a CDS encoding ACT domain-containing protein, protein MLLRVRVTLPDRPGTLGQVARTLGVSGADIVQVVVLERLGGRAVDDFTVVWPGAARVERLLAGLAAIPGVQVDGVWRAIGAPTTTGQDAELLAQVAANPADGVATLVDAVPGLLAADWAVAAVVPMDWASRAGAGTATVGHASWRAPQPPLLPEVTPLRARALTGADASHYAIAPFGRNGLVLVVAREHTEPLTAAAFHSTEVDRLAQLVRASAVILGDRLDLVGAPSVTSVT, encoded by the coding sequence ATGTTGCTGAGAGTTCGGGTGACCCTGCCGGACCGTCCCGGCACGCTCGGCCAGGTGGCCCGGACGCTCGGCGTCTCCGGCGCCGACATCGTCCAGGTGGTCGTCCTGGAACGGCTCGGCGGCCGGGCGGTGGACGACTTCACCGTGGTCTGGCCGGGCGCCGCCCGGGTGGAGCGGTTGCTGGCGGGTCTGGCCGCCATCCCCGGGGTACAGGTGGACGGGGTCTGGCGGGCGATCGGCGCGCCGACCACGACCGGCCAGGACGCCGAGCTGCTGGCCCAGGTCGCCGCGAACCCCGCCGACGGGGTGGCCACCCTGGTCGACGCGGTGCCCGGGCTGCTCGCCGCCGACTGGGCGGTGGCCGCGGTCGTCCCGATGGACTGGGCCTCGCGGGCCGGTGCGGGGACGGCGACGGTGGGGCACGCGAGTTGGCGGGCGCCCCAGCCGCCGCTGCTGCCCGAGGTGACCCCGCTGCGGGCGCGGGCGCTGACCGGCGCCGACGCCAGCCACTACGCGATCGCGCCGTTCGGCCGCAACGGCCTGGTGCTGGTGGTCGCGCGCGAGCACACCGAGCCGCTGACCGCGGCCGCCTTCCACTCCACCGAGGTGGACCGGCTGGCCCAGCTGGTCCGGGCCAGCGCGGTGATCCTCGGCGACCGGCTCGACCTGGTCGGGGCGCCCTCGGTGACCAGCGTCACCTGA
- a CDS encoding YbfB/YjiJ family MFS transporter: MSRSPRWREPLTALGLAAGPVVALGFTRFAYALLLPAMRDDLHWTYAQAGGLNTANAAGYVIGAGTAVFWARRFGDRAAFVGTLAVGALALLLTATTADYPLLNLLRFVGGLTTAVAFVLGSALAARVATGDGQRRGALMVAIYMAGVGVGVALSGLLVPAALTVAGDAGWRSGWLLLGVVAVLAVGPALVAVRRVAPVTGATRAGLPRADLARLAPTFGWYVLFGAGYVSYLTFVIALLRDRGLGIPGVATFFVVLGLASAVATLTVWGRVVGRLAGGRAPALVSLLVLLGVLPVLLLPAGLPAALVSAVVFGSSFMAGPTAATVLARRALPANGWTAGIALLTVAFSVGQAVGPLLSGLLADSGGVEVGLWLSVGLLAAAGLVALRQRDPAPAAAPGTGEPALAGRR; encoded by the coding sequence ATGTCCCGATCCCCGCGCTGGCGGGAACCGCTGACCGCACTGGGCCTGGCCGCCGGGCCGGTCGTCGCGCTCGGCTTCACCCGCTTCGCGTACGCGCTGCTGCTGCCGGCCATGCGCGACGACCTGCACTGGACGTACGCCCAGGCCGGCGGCCTGAACACGGCGAACGCCGCGGGTTACGTCATCGGCGCCGGCACGGCGGTGTTCTGGGCCCGCCGGTTCGGTGACCGCGCCGCCTTCGTCGGCACCCTGGCGGTGGGGGCGCTGGCCCTGCTGCTCACCGCGACCACCGCCGACTACCCGCTGTTGAACCTGCTGCGGTTCGTCGGCGGCCTGACCACCGCGGTCGCCTTCGTCCTCGGCTCGGCGCTGGCCGCCCGGGTCGCCACCGGCGACGGGCAGCGACGGGGCGCACTCATGGTCGCGATCTACATGGCCGGGGTGGGCGTCGGCGTGGCGCTCTCGGGGCTGCTGGTGCCGGCGGCGCTCACCGTGGCCGGGGACGCCGGCTGGCGTTCCGGCTGGCTGCTGCTGGGGGTGGTCGCGGTGCTGGCGGTCGGCCCGGCGCTGGTCGCGGTGCGGCGGGTCGCGCCGGTGACCGGGGCCACCCGGGCCGGGCTGCCCCGCGCGGACCTGGCCCGGCTCGCCCCGACGTTCGGCTGGTACGTGCTCTTCGGCGCCGGCTACGTGAGCTACCTCACCTTCGTGATCGCGCTGCTGCGCGACCGGGGCCTCGGCATCCCCGGCGTCGCCACGTTCTTCGTGGTGCTGGGTCTCGCCTCGGCGGTCGCCACCCTCACCGTGTGGGGGCGGGTGGTCGGCCGGCTGGCGGGCGGCCGGGCGCCGGCGCTGGTCTCCCTGCTGGTGCTGCTCGGCGTGCTGCCGGTGCTGCTGCTGCCGGCCGGGCTGCCCGCGGCGCTGGTGTCGGCGGTGGTCTTCGGCAGCTCCTTCATGGCCGGTCCGACGGCGGCCACGGTCCTCGCCCGCCGGGCCCTGCCGGCGAACGGCTGGACCGCCGGCATCGCCCTGCTGACGGTGGCCTTCTCGGTGGGCCAGGCGGTCGGCCCGCTGCTGTCGGGCCTGCTCGCCGACTCCGGCGGGGTGGAGGTCGGGCTCTGGCTGTCGGTGGGGCTGCTCGCCGCCGCCGGCCTGGTCGCGTTGCGTCAGCGCGATCCCGCCCCGGCTGCCGCGCCGGGCACCGGCGAGCCGGCGCTGGCCGGCCGGCGCTGA
- a CDS encoding GNAT family N-acetyltransferase: protein MLRGRSVILRPVTDADVPALAAIRATAEVRRWWRGGDDLAAAVRAELADDDLIAYAVEHDGRVVGLVQYYAEPDPDYRHAALDIYLDPAVHGSGLGGDAIRTLARHLVAAHGHHRLTIDPAAANTAAIRAYAKVGFRPVGIMRRYERGEDGTWHDALLMELLADELAD from the coding sequence ATGCTGCGGGGGCGGAGCGTGATCCTGCGACCGGTGACGGACGCGGACGTGCCCGCCCTCGCGGCGATCCGGGCCACCGCCGAGGTGCGCAGGTGGTGGCGCGGCGGCGACGACCTGGCCGCGGCGGTCCGCGCCGAGCTGGCCGACGACGACCTGATCGCGTACGCCGTCGAGCACGACGGGCGGGTGGTCGGCCTGGTCCAGTACTACGCCGAGCCGGACCCGGACTACCGGCACGCCGCGCTGGACATCTACCTCGACCCGGCGGTGCACGGCTCGGGGCTGGGCGGGGACGCGATCCGCACCCTGGCCCGGCACCTGGTCGCCGCGCACGGCCACCACCGGCTCACCATCGACCCGGCGGCGGCGAACACCGCCGCGATCCGGGCGTACGCGAAGGTCGGTTTCCGGCCGGTCGGCATCATGCGCCGGTACGAGCGCGGCGAGGACGGCACCTGGCACGACGCGCTGCTGATGGAGCTGCTCGCCGACGAACTGGCCGACTGA